Proteins encoded by one window of Cloeon dipterum chromosome 4, ieCloDipt1.1, whole genome shotgun sequence:
- the LOC135942469 gene encoding S1 RNA-binding domain-containing protein 1-like, translated as MTVLWDSADILCVYHNTAPKVANNLITLFDNENTIPFIARYRRGLTNNMEAEQLRVVRDAYQELKTVKEKAKSAMAKIRQQGRMNAQVRKSILAAKSVSELDDIMAQFKVQAKGTLAERARSLGLEQVAHQVLNGDDRPDIIQDMIRKDTEGLRSCEEIETGIMHIIAEVISKHEAVLDFIRNCPRHEIVLESKKMRANKKQSVDAKKHQMNQLKFKEFLDYSIKVKYIRPHTALALNRGESLKILSIKIVPQKSVKHSFIKLCVKPCLPVLAMATLGVAESIMAHFWTRGTDLWCQPSQDM; from the exons ATGACT GTTTTGTGGGATTCGGCAGACATTCTCTGCGTGTACCACAACACCGCTCCAAAAGTTGCCAATAATTTGATTACCCTGTTTGACAACGAAAACACCATTCCGTTCATCGCGCGATATCGGCGGGGACTGACCAACAACATGGAGGCGGAGCAGCTCAGGGTGGTCAGAGATGCATACCAGGAGTTAAA gacTGTCAAAGAAAAGGCTAAATCAGCAATGGCCAAAATTCGGCAGCAGGGTAGGATGAATGCACAAGTTCGAAAGAGCATCTTAGCCGCGAAAAGCGTGTCAGAGCTTGATGATATC atGGCTCAGTTCAAAGTCCAGGCAAAAGGCACTCTAGCTGAGAGGGCGCGGAGTTTGGGACTGGAGCAAGTTGCTCATCAAGTTTTGAATGGTGATGACAGACCTGACATTATCCAAGATATGATCAGAAAAGACACTGAAGGGCTTCGGTCTTGTGAGGAAATTGAAACTGGCATCATGCACATCATTGCAGAAGTCATCAGCAAACACGAAGCT GTCTTGGACTTCATAAGAAACTGCCCTCGCCATGAGATCGTGCTGGAAAGCAAGAAAATGCGGGCCAATAAGAAGCAATCAGTGGATGCAAAGAAGCACCAGATGAACCAGCTGAAATTCAAAGAGTTTCTGGATTACTCCATCAAAGTCAAATACATCCGCCCTCACACG GCATTGGCTTTGAATCGAGGCGAGAGCTTGAAGATCCTCTCCATCAAGATCGTGCCTCAAAAGAGTGTGAAACATTCTTTCATAAAACTGTGTGTGAAACCTTGTTTGCCTGTGTTGGCTATGGCTACACTAGGAGTGGCAGAATCTATCATGGCGCATTTCTGGACGCGTGGGACCGACTTGTGGTGCCAGCCATCTCAAGACATGTAA
- the LOC135942472 gene encoding uncharacterized protein LOC135942472, with the protein MRRFSAFLLTFVALVAIATAAKQPATLPSEFPLCFLKQENYEKCLNNAIETGIRSLANGNPTLGMLPIDPMEITEMNLMHGTGGPVNIDLVFKNTTMSGLTGAKSISVSNEFLAGGANMHGEMLIPSLDLMADYVINGKILLLPIHGDGMANITLVHLKTTYVMENEIVKKKNGREHIKVNAFKLKLRPGKVYTNFANLFNGDKRLSDQMNMFLNEHAIDIWGEISPTVEETFGEICKQIANRLFSQVPYSSIFPTEKSWAKKICVGIDIDLSLDESKEAETCAKSRRDNRTTVTTMQTPLTALLALVFAFAADAAKQLPSSIPLCKVSLPKAEYSTCLNAAVQKAFHVLSIKGIPSVGVFPVEPLRVSEISIAEGGGAVRLQLTLSEAELQGFNSTRLISSSNDISEGGSTLRAEVAIPRLEIISQYEIDGHVLLLPIRGKGDSNITLGNVNVVVKIENDVETRAGEEYFKVKTFKINIKPQKINIDFGNLFDGDPVLGAHMNRFLNENAADVFGELRNSIEEAFAEILSQITKRIFDNVPYKSIFLH; encoded by the exons ATGCGACGATTCAGTGCGTTTTTGCTCACGTTTGTGGCGCTCGTCGCGATCGCCACCGCGGCTAAGCAGCCAGCCACCCTTC CATCTGAATTTCCCCTCTGCTTTTTGAAGCaagaaaattacgaaaaatgtCTGAACAACGCCATAGAAACTGGAATAAGATCACTAGCAAATG GCAACCCAACATTGGGGATGCTGCCGATCGACCCCATGGAGATCACGGAAATGAACCTGATGCACGGCACCGGCGGCCCGGTCAACATCGATCTCGTGTTCAAAAACACGACCATGTCCGGTCTGACGGGCGCCAAGTCGATCAGCGTGTC AAATGAGTTCCTGGCCGGCGGGGCCAATATGCACGGCGAAATGCTCATTCCGAGTCTCGACTTGATGGCCGACTACGTAATCAACGGCAAAATTCTGCTGCTTCCGATCCACGGCGATGGGATGGCCAACATCACCTTGG TCCACTTGAAGACGACGTACGTGATGGAGAATGAGATCGTGAAGAAGAAAAACGGCCGCGAGCACATCAAGGTGAACGCGTTCAAACTGAAGCTGCGCCCGGGCAAGGTGTACACCAACTTCGCGAACCTCTTCAACGGCGATAAAAGACTGA GTGACCAGATGAACATGTTCCTGAACGAGCACGCCATCGACATTTGGGGCGAGATTTCGCCCACCGTGGAGGAGACGTTCGGAGAGATTTGCAAGCAGATCGCCAACAGACTGTTCTCCCAGGTTCCTTACTCCAGCATTTTTCCCactgagaaat CGTGGGCAAAAAAGATTTGCGTCGGCATTGACATTGATTTATCCTTGGACGAAAGTAAAGAGGCAGAAACTTGTGCGAAAAGCAGACGCGACAACAGGACAACAG TGACGACCATGCAGACACCGTTGACGGCGCTTTTGGCGCTCGTTTTCGCCttcgccgccgacgccgcgaAGCAACTtc CATCTTCGATTCCGCTTTGCAAAGTGTCTCTGCCGAAAGCCGAGTACTCGACGTGCCTGAACGCCGCTGTGCAGAAGGCCTTCCACGTGCTCTCCATCAAAG GTATCCCGAGTGTCGGCGTGTTTCCGGTAGAACCACTGCGGGTGTCCGAGATCAGCATCGCCGAAGGTGGAGGAGCCGTGCGGCTGCAGTTGACCCTCAGCGAGGCCGAGCTGCAAGGTTTCAATAGCACGAGGCTAATCTCTAGCAG TAACGACATATCGGAAGGAGGCTCGACTCTGAGGGCCGAAGTAGCCATTCCGCGCCTCGAGATCATCTCCCAGTACGAAATCGACGGGcacgtgctgctgctgcccatCAGGGGCAAGGGCGATAGCAACATAACGCTGG GTAACGTTAACGTGGTCGTTAAAATCGAGAATGATGTTGAAACGCGAGCTGGAGAGGAATACTTCAAAGTGAAAACCTTCAAAATCAACATCAAGCCGCAGAAGATCAACATTGATTTCGGCAACCTTTTCGACGGCGATCCTGTGCTCG GTGCGCACATGAACAGGTTCCTCAACGAAAATGCGGCTGATGTTTTCGGCGAGCTAAGGAATTCGATAGAAGAGGCGTTTGCTGAAATATTATCCCAGATTACTAAGCGGATATTCGACAACGTTCCATACAAGAGCATTTTCTTGCATTAA